The Maridesulfovibrio sp. genomic sequence CAATGGTGATACCGCGTTCGCGCTCAAGGTCCATGCTGTCCATGAGACGGTCATCGACTTCCTGTCCTTCACGGAACAGTCCGCTTTGCTTGAACATTCCGTCAACCAGGGTTGTTTTGCCATGGTCAACGTGTGCGATGATAGCTATATTTCTAATTTTTTCGTTTTGGGTAAGTTTAGTCACGGATTCCTCCGGCGCCGGAGATTTGCCAAAAAAAATCCCCTGCACATAAGGTGCAGTATGAAAATAGGGGCAAGAGTCTCAGCGGCTGGTTAAAGTAGAGATAAGGTGACGTTAGTTAGGGTATATTAACGCGGCTGGCAAGCTAAAAAATAGGGTTACAGGTGACATTCTGGCGAATTTTTTTCGTTTAGAGCGCCAGACTTGCTTTTCCTCCGCGCTGTCTATATCAAGTTGCGCCCTGATATGAATTACTTTATGTAGGGGGCATAAATTTAAGGAGCGTATATGCCTGAGAAAGATTTACGAGTGGAACTTCTATCCATGACCCCCAATGCCCTTGAGCTGCTTTATGCCTCATTTCGGCAGTGTTATCATGCCGGATTTGTAGCCGATATGTGGCCCCGGTTGCTTGACGGGGAAATTGCAAAGGACAAACAGGCCGAATTTGTTTCAAAAGTTCTTGAATCAGGTCACGACAGCCCCATTGAGCATGTCAGTTTTACTTTTGCCGTTGAGGGAATTTCCCGGGCCTGTTCGCACCAGATAGTGCGCCATCGTATTGCGTCCTATTCTCAGCAGAGTCAGCGCTATGTGACTGAAAATGATATGGATTACATCATCCCCCCGGCAATCGCCAGAATTCCCGAGGCGCGGGAACGGTTTGAAAAATTCATGGAAGAAGTAAGCTGTGCTTATAAGGATCTGCGGGAAATTCTTGTTGATGCCGGGCGTGAGTCCAAGGCCAATGAGGATGCCCGTTTTGTGCTTCCTCAGGCGGCTGAAACCAAGATTGTAATTACCATGAACTGTCGCTCTTTGATGCATTTTTTCAATTTGCGCTGTTGCCAGCGGGCGCAGTGGGAAGTGCGCAAGATGGCCGATAAAATGCTTGAAATCTGCAAGGATGAATTCCCGGCTATTTTTCGGCATGGAGGGGCAAGCTGTGAGCAGCTCGGCTACTGCCCTGAAGCGGAGCGTTTTGCCTGCGGACGCTATCCGACCCTGAAGCAGTTGATCGACAAGTAATTGAAAGCTACATTATATAACTATTGCGCAGAATTTCTTTTCTGTGATGTTTTCTTGAGCTTTCTTTAAAAATGAAGCCGTCAGCCCGCCCTGTTTTTAGGGCGGGCTTTTTTTTTGGATTAAATTCATCTGAAATCGTCTGAAATTGGTCGAAATCAAGGATCGAGATCAGTTTTGTGCTTTGCTGGGTAGCTTTTTGGGTAATAAGGAATGTTATATTATGATTTTTAGTAGAAATCGCTACCCCGGCGTGTTTTTCAGCTCTGTAAATGAAAGTTCTTTATTTCACATTACAGGTCGTTGTTTCTATATATCTGGTTATATTATCTGTAATTTTATTTGGATGGGATCGTGCTATAGACTTTGATTGATTATTCGATCAATCGTGCTCATGCTTCCGGTTGCTATGTTAGTAAATGAAGATAATGTAAATCCTTTGTCCATAGGGGTTACAGAGTGTCAAGTAATAAAATATTGTATGTTTTAAGTAGGTTAGATTTTGTTCTAAAGTCATATGGTGCTCAACCCTTTATTCTAAGGCGTTCTCGAGGTTCGAATAGAAAAGTTGCAAACTGCTGATTGGTGATGATTTTTTATTATGTGTAAATAAGATATGTTAATACAGATAGTTATATGGGAAAAAAGGCGTTTGA encodes the following:
- the thyX gene encoding FAD-dependent thymidylate synthase, coding for MPEKDLRVELLSMTPNALELLYASFRQCYHAGFVADMWPRLLDGEIAKDKQAEFVSKVLESGHDSPIEHVSFTFAVEGISRACSHQIVRHRIASYSQQSQRYVTENDMDYIIPPAIARIPEARERFEKFMEEVSCAYKDLREILVDAGRESKANEDARFVLPQAAETKIVITMNCRSLMHFFNLRCCQRAQWEVRKMADKMLEICKDEFPAIFRHGGASCEQLGYCPEAERFACGRYPTLKQLIDK